The following coding sequences are from one Mastomys coucha isolate ucsf_1 unplaced genomic scaffold, UCSF_Mcou_1 pScaffold9, whole genome shotgun sequence window:
- the Fut11 gene encoding alpha-(1,3)-fucosyltransferase 11, translating to MAARCTEAVLAALGVLSVCSASSSGPEASREAEREEPWDGAVFRPPAALGAVGIARGPGSPPPGNSETEDLPVLLWWSPGLFPHFPGDSERIQCAHGACVASRDRRARADPRTRALLFYGTDFRAADAPLPRLAHQSWALLHEESPLNNFLLSHGPGIRLFNLTATFSRHSDYPLPLQWLPGAAYLRRPAPPLRERAEWRRRGYAPLLYLQSHCDVPSDRDRYVRELMRFIPVDSYGKCLQNRQPPTVRLQDTATATTEDPELMAFLSRYKFHLALENAICNDYMTEKLWRPMHLGAVPVYRGSPSVRDWMPNNHSVILIDDFESPQKLAEFIDFLDKNDEEYMKYLAYKQPGGITNQFLLDNLEHREWGVNDPMLPNYLNGFECFVCDHELARLDAEKAHASSHGDIPVPEPHIAQSSHMNCPVPTPGFGKVEEIPENDSWKEMWLQDYWQGLYQGEALTAMIHNNETQQSKFWDYVHEIFMKRNKNL from the exons ATGGCTGCTCGCTGCACCGAGGCGGTGCTGGCCGCCCTGGGTGTGCTCAGCGTCTGTTCGGCCAGCAGCTCCGGGCCCGAGGCttctagggaggcagagagggaggagccgTGGGATGGCGCGGTTTTCCGGCCGCCGGCTGCCCTAGGCGCCGTGGGGATAGCGCGCGGGCCGGGGTCCCCGCCGCCGGGCAACTCGGAGACGGAGGACCTACCAGTGTTGCTGTGGTGGAGCCCAGGTCTGTTTCCGCACTTCCCAGGTGACTCGGAGCGGATACAGTGTGCGCACGGCGCGTGCGTGGCGTCCCGGGATCGACGGGCGCGCGCCGACCCGCGGACGCGCGCACTGCTCTTTTACGGCACGGACTTCCGTGCGGCGGACGCGCCCCTGCCGCGCCTGGCGCACCAGAGCTGGGCGCTCTTGCACGAGGAGTCGCCGCTCAACAACTTTCTTCTGAGTCACGGCCCGGGCATCCGCCTCTTCAATCTCACGGCCACTTTCAGCCGCCACTCGGACTACCCTCTGCCGCTGCAATGGCTGCCCGGGGCCGCCTATTTGCGCCGGCCCGCGCCTCCGCTCCGGGAGCGCGCCGAGTGGCGTCGCCGCGGATACGCGCCGTTGCTCTATTTGCAGTCCCACTGCGACGTGCCTTCCGACCGGGACCGCTACGTACGCGAGCTCATGCGCTTCATCCCG GTGGATTCCTATGGCAAGTGTCTGCAGAATCGCCAGCCGCCCACCGTGCGGTTACAGGACACAGCCACGGCCACCACGGAGGATCCAGAACTCATGGCCTTTTTGTCCCGGTATAAGTTCCACTTGGCCCTGGAAAATGCCATCTGCAACGATTACATGACAGAAAAACTGTGGCGCCCCATGCATCTGGGTGCCGTGCCTGTGTATCGTGGATCACCCTCTGTGAGGGACTGGATGCCCAATAATCACTCCGTCATCCTAATTGATGACTTTGAGTCCCCTCAAAAGTTGGCAGAGTTTATTGACTTTCTGGACAAAAATGATGAAGAGTATATGAAATACCTTGCGTACAAGCAGCCTGGAGGCATCACCAACCAGTTTCTTCTGGATAACCTGGAGCACAGGGAGTGGGGAGTGAATGATCCTATGTTGCCTAACTACCTCAATGGCTTTGAGTGTTTCGTCTGTGACCATGAACTGGCTCGGCTGGATGCCGAGAAAGCACATGCATCCTCTCATGGGGACATTCCTGTCCCTGAGCCTCACATTGCCCAGTCATCGCACATGAACTGCCCAGTGCCTACCCCTGGCTTTGGGAAAGTCGAAGAGATTCCAGAGAATGACAG CTGGAAGGAAATGTGGCTACAAGATTATTGGCAAGGTCTCTATCAGGGGGAAGCTCTCACTGCCATGATCCACAACAATGAGACACAGCAGAGCAAATTTTGGGATTATGTACATGAGATCTTcatgaaaaggaataaaaatctcTAA
- the Chchd1 gene encoding coiled-coil-helix-coiled-coil-helix domain-containing protein 1: protein MATPSLRGRLARFANPGKPILKPNKPLILANRVGNRRREKGEATCITEMTMMMACWKQNEFRDEACRKEIQDFFDCSSRAQEAGKMRSIQESLGKSESLPPHKMTKLLQRFPNKSHLS, encoded by the exons ATGGCGACGCCCAGCCTACGCGGCCGCCTAGCGCGGTTTGCGAACCCGGGAAAACCTATCCTGAAACCCAACAAGCCTCTTATCTTAGCTAACCGCGTCGGGAACCGACGCCGAGAGAAGGGCG AGGCAACCTGTATCACGGAGATGACGATGATGATGGCTTGCTGGAAGCAGAACGAATTCCGCGACGAAGCGTGCAGGAAAGAGATCCAGGACTTCTTCGATTGTTCTTCCAGGGCTCAG GAAGCTGGGAAGATGAGATCAATCCAGGAGTCTCTGGGAAAGTCTGAGAGTTTACCTCCCCACAAAATGACCAAGTTGTTACAGAGATTTCCCAACAAATCTCATCTCAGCTGA
- the Sec24c gene encoding protein transport protein Sec24C isoform X1, whose product MNVNQSAPPVPPFGQSQPIYPGYHQSSYSGQPGPAAPATLHGAYNGPAPGYQQVPPQGVLRAPPSSGVPPASAAQVPCAQTTYGQFGQGDIQNGPSSTAQMQRVPGSQQFGPPLAPVVSQPAVLQPYGPPPTSSQVTAQLAGMQIGGAVAQAPPASGLGYGPPTSLASASGNFPNSGPYGSYPQSQAPPLSQAQGHPGVQPPLRPAPPLASSFTSPASGGPRMPSMTGPLPPGQGFGSLPVNQANHVSSPPAHALPPGTQMTGPPVPPPPPMHSPQQPGYQLQQNGSFGPARGPQPNYESPYPGAPTFGSQPGPPQPLPPKRLDPDAIPSPQLNELPPQQKTRHRIDPDAIPSPIQVIEDDRNNRGSEPFITGVRGQVPPLVTTNFLVKDQGNASPRYIRCTSYNIPCTSDMAKQAQVPLAAVIKPLARLPPEEASPYVVDHGESGPLRCNRCKAYMCPLMTFIEGGRRFQCSFCSCINDVPPQYFQHLDHTGKRVDAYDRPELSLGSYEFLATVDYCKNNKFPSPPAFIFMIDVSYNAIRTGLVRLLCEELKSLLDYLPREGGAEESAIRVGFVTYNKVLHFYNVKSSLAQPQMMVVSDVADMFVPLLDGFLVNVSESRAVITSLLDQIPEMFADTRETETVFAPVIQAGMEALKAAECAGKLFLFHTSLPIAEAPGKLKNRDDRKLINTDKEKTLFQPQTGTYQTLAKECVAQGCCVDLFLFPNQYVDVATLSVVPQLTGGSVYKYACFQVENDQERFLSDLRRDVQKVVGFDAVMRVRTSTGIRAVDFFGAFYMSNTTDVELAGLDGDKTVTVEFKHDDRLNEENGALLQCALLYTSCAGQRRLRIHNLALNCCTQLADLYRNCETDTLINYMAKFAYRAVLSSPVKTVRDTLITQCAQILACYRKNCASPSSAGQLILPECMKLLPVYLNCVLKSDVLQPGAEVTTDDRAYVRQLVSSMDVAETNVFFYPRLLPLTKSPLDSTAEPPAVRASEERLSSGDIYLLENGLNLFVWVGASVQQGVVQSLFNVSSFSQITSGLSVLPVLDNPLSKKVRGLIDSLRAQRTRYMKLIVVKQEDKLEMMFKHFLVEDKSLSGGASYVDFLCHMHKEIRQLLS is encoded by the exons ATGAATGTCAACCAGTCAGCTCCACCTGTCCCACCATTTGGGCAGAGCCAGCCCATCTACCCAGGGTACCATCAGTCTAGTTATAGTGGGCAACCAGGACCTGCAGCTCCTGCCACTCTCCATGGAGCCTACAATGGCCCAGCGCCAGGCTATCAGCAGGTACCTCCTCAAG GTGTGCTGAGAGCCCCACCTTCCTCGGGGGTACCTCCAGCCTCTGCAGCACAGGTCCCTTGTGCTCAGACTACATATGGCCAGTTTGGCCAAGGTGATATACAGAATGGGCCAAGCTCCACAGCTCAGATGCAAAG GGTGCCTGGTTCTCAGCAGTTTGGGCCTCCATTGGCCCCTGTGGTCAGCCAGCCAGCTGTGCTTCAGCCCTATGGCCCTCCTCCGACAAGTTCACAGGTGACTGCACAGCTGGCCGGAATGCAGATCGGTGGTGCTGTGGCCCAAGCCCCTCCCGCTTCTGGGTTGGGCTATG GTCCACCAACATCATTGGCCTCAGCCTCAGGAAATTTCCCTAATTCTGGTCCATATGGCTCCTATCCTCAGAGCCAGGCTCCTCCCCTTAGCCaggctcaaggtcatcctggagTCCAGCCTCCCCTTCGACCTGCCCCACCACTGGCTTCCAGCTTCACGTCCCCAGCTTCAGGAGGTCCTCGGATGCCTTCCATGACTGGTCCACTCCCGCCTGGACAGGGCTTTGGGAGTCTCCCAGTGAACCAGGCTAACCACGTGTCCTCGCCTCCTGCTCATGCTCTGCCCCCAGGCACCCAGATGACTGGGCCCccagtaccaccaccaccacctatgCACTCCCCTCAGCAGCCTGGTTATCAGCTGCAGCAAAATG GTTCCTTTGGACCAGCCCGAGGCCCTCAGCCTAATTATGAGAGCCCATACCCTGGAGCACCTACCTTTGGCAGTCAGCCTGGGCCTCCTCAGCCATTGCCTCCTAAGCGCCTGGACCCTGATGCCATTCCCAGCCCT CAACTTAATGAGCTGCCTCCTCAGCAGAAAACCAGGCACAGAATAGACCCTGATGCCATTCCTAGTCCA ATTCAGGTTATTGAAGATGATAGAAACAACCGGGGTTCAGAGCCATTTATTACTGGTGTACGGGGACAGGTGCCACCTTTAGTCACCACCAATTTCCTGGTGAAAGACCAAG GGAATGCAAGTCCCCGTTACATTCGATGTACATCCTATAATATCCCTTGTACATCTGACATGGCTAAACAGGCTCAGGTGCCTCTGGCAGCTGTCATTAAGCCACTGGCAAGGCTGCCCCCAGAGGAG GCTTCACCATATGTTGTGGACCATGGTGAATCTGGCCCCCTGCGCTGTAATCGCTGCAAAGCATACATGTGCCCTCTCATGACATTCATTGAGGGAGGGAGGCGCTTCCAGTGCTCCTTCTGCAGTTGTATCAATGATG TTCCCCCCCAGTATTTTCAACATCTGGATCATACCGGCAAACGTGTGGATGCTTATGACCGTCCTgagctgtctctgggatcttATGAATTCTTGGCTACTGTAGATTACTGTAAG AACAATAAATTCCCTagtcctcctgccttcatctttATGATTGATGTCTCCTACAATGCCATCAGAACTGGTCTTGTTCGGCTCCTCTGTGAGGAGCTCAAGTCACTCTTAGACTACCTGCCTAG GGAGGGTGGAGCAGAAGAGTCAGCAATCCGAGTTGGCTTTGTCACCTATAATAAAGTGCTCCACTTCTACAATGTAAAAAGCTCCTTGGCTCAGCCACAGATGATGGTTGTATCTGATGTAGCTGACATGTTTGTGCCACTCCTGGATGGCTTCCTAGTCAATGTCAGTGAGTCTCGGGCCGTTATCACCAG TTTATTGGATCAGATTCCAGAAATGTTTGCAGatacaagagagacagagacagtattTGCTCCAGTTATCCAGGCTGGGATGGAAGCTCTGAAG GCTGCTGAGTGTGCAGGAAAGCTGTTTCTGTTCCACACGTCCTTGCCCATTGCAGAGGCCCCAGGGAAGCTGAAGAATAGAGATGACAGGAAGTTGATCAACACAGACAAGGAGAAG aCCCTGTTTCAGCCTCAGACAGGTACCTATCAGACTCTGGCCAAAGAGTGTGTGGCCCAAGGCTGCTGTGTagacctcttcctcttccctaacCAGTATGTGGATGTGGCCACACTCTCTGTTGTTCCCCAGCTCACTGGAGGCTCTGTCTACAAATATGCCTGCTTCCAG GTGGAAAATGACCAGGAACGGTTCTTGAGTGACCTGCGTCGGGATGTACAGAAGGTGGTTGGCTTTGATGCTGTTATGCGGGTTCGGACCAGTACTG GTATCCGTGCTGTAGATTTCTTTGGAGCTTTCTACATGAGCAATACAACAGATGTGGAATTGGCTGGACTGGATGGAGACAAGACAGTGACTGTGGAATTCAAGCATGATGACCGGCTCAATGAAGAGAATGGAGCCCTACTGCAG TGTGCCCTGCTTTATACCAGCTGTGCAGGGCAGCGTCGGCTCCGCATCCACAACCTGGCCCTAAACTGCTGCACCCAGCTGGCTGATCTGTATCGAAACTGTGAGACTGACACGCTCATCAACTACATGGCCAAGTTTG CATACCGGGCTGTTCTGAGTAGCCCTGTGAAGACTGTCCGTGACACTCTCATCACCCAGTGTGCCCAGATCCTGGCCTGTTATAGAAAGAACTGTGCCAGCCCTTCTTCTGCAGGACAG TTGATTCTTCCTGAGTGCATGAAGCTACTCCCAGTTTACCTGAACTGTGTATTGAAGAGTGATGTTCTGCAGCCTGGTGCTGAGGTCACCACTGATGATCGTGCCTATGTTCGGCAGCTGGTTTCCTCCATGGATGTGGCTGAGACCAATGTCTTCTTCTACCCCCGGCTCCTACCACTG aCAAAGTCTCCTCTTGATAGTACCGCCGAACCACCAGCAGTTCGAGCCTCTGAAGAACGCCTAAGCAGTGGCGATATATATTTGCTGGAAAATGGGCTCAACCTCTTTGTCTGGGTGGGAGCAAGTGTCCAACAAGGTGTTGTCCAGAGCCTTTTCAACGTCTCTTCCTTCAGTCAGATCACCAGTGGCTTG AGTGTTCTGCCAGTTCTGGATAATCCACTGTCTAAGAAAGTTCGAGGCCTCATTGATAGCTTACGGGCTCAGAGAACGCGGTACATGAAG CTTATCGTGGTCAAACAGGAAGACAAGCTGGAGATGATGTTCAAGCACTTCCTGGTGGAAGACAAGAGCCTAAGTGGAGGTGCATCCTATGTGGACTTTCTCTGTCATATGCACAAGGAGATACGGCAGCTACTGAGCTAA
- the Sec24c gene encoding protein transport protein Sec24C isoform X2, producing MNVNQSAPPVPPFGQSQPIYPGYHQSSYSGQPGPAAPATLHGAYNGPAPGYQQVPPQGVLRAPPSSGVPPASAAQVPCAQTTYGQFGQGDIQNGPSSTAQMQRVPGSQQFGPPLAPVVSQPAVLQPYGPPPTSSQVTAQLAGMQIGGAVAQAPPASGLGYGPPTSLASASGNFPNSGPYGSYPQSQAPPLSQAQGHPGVQPPLRPAPPLASSFTSPASGGPRMPSMTGPLPPGQGFGSLPVNQANHVSSPPAHALPPGTQMTGPPVPPPPPMHSPQQPGYQLQQNGSFGPARGPQPNYESPYPGAPTFGSQPGPPQPLPPKRLDPDAIPSPIQVIEDDRNNRGSEPFITGVRGQVPPLVTTNFLVKDQGNASPRYIRCTSYNIPCTSDMAKQAQVPLAAVIKPLARLPPEEASPYVVDHGESGPLRCNRCKAYMCPLMTFIEGGRRFQCSFCSCINDVPPQYFQHLDHTGKRVDAYDRPELSLGSYEFLATVDYCKNNKFPSPPAFIFMIDVSYNAIRTGLVRLLCEELKSLLDYLPREGGAEESAIRVGFVTYNKVLHFYNVKSSLAQPQMMVVSDVADMFVPLLDGFLVNVSESRAVITSLLDQIPEMFADTRETETVFAPVIQAGMEALKAAECAGKLFLFHTSLPIAEAPGKLKNRDDRKLINTDKEKTLFQPQTGTYQTLAKECVAQGCCVDLFLFPNQYVDVATLSVVPQLTGGSVYKYACFQVENDQERFLSDLRRDVQKVVGFDAVMRVRTSTGIRAVDFFGAFYMSNTTDVELAGLDGDKTVTVEFKHDDRLNEENGALLQCALLYTSCAGQRRLRIHNLALNCCTQLADLYRNCETDTLINYMAKFAYRAVLSSPVKTVRDTLITQCAQILACYRKNCASPSSAGQLILPECMKLLPVYLNCVLKSDVLQPGAEVTTDDRAYVRQLVSSMDVAETNVFFYPRLLPLTKSPLDSTAEPPAVRASEERLSSGDIYLLENGLNLFVWVGASVQQGVVQSLFNVSSFSQITSGLSVLPVLDNPLSKKVRGLIDSLRAQRTRYMKLIVVKQEDKLEMMFKHFLVEDKSLSGGASYVDFLCHMHKEIRQLLS from the exons ATGAATGTCAACCAGTCAGCTCCACCTGTCCCACCATTTGGGCAGAGCCAGCCCATCTACCCAGGGTACCATCAGTCTAGTTATAGTGGGCAACCAGGACCTGCAGCTCCTGCCACTCTCCATGGAGCCTACAATGGCCCAGCGCCAGGCTATCAGCAGGTACCTCCTCAAG GTGTGCTGAGAGCCCCACCTTCCTCGGGGGTACCTCCAGCCTCTGCAGCACAGGTCCCTTGTGCTCAGACTACATATGGCCAGTTTGGCCAAGGTGATATACAGAATGGGCCAAGCTCCACAGCTCAGATGCAAAG GGTGCCTGGTTCTCAGCAGTTTGGGCCTCCATTGGCCCCTGTGGTCAGCCAGCCAGCTGTGCTTCAGCCCTATGGCCCTCCTCCGACAAGTTCACAGGTGACTGCACAGCTGGCCGGAATGCAGATCGGTGGTGCTGTGGCCCAAGCCCCTCCCGCTTCTGGGTTGGGCTATG GTCCACCAACATCATTGGCCTCAGCCTCAGGAAATTTCCCTAATTCTGGTCCATATGGCTCCTATCCTCAGAGCCAGGCTCCTCCCCTTAGCCaggctcaaggtcatcctggagTCCAGCCTCCCCTTCGACCTGCCCCACCACTGGCTTCCAGCTTCACGTCCCCAGCTTCAGGAGGTCCTCGGATGCCTTCCATGACTGGTCCACTCCCGCCTGGACAGGGCTTTGGGAGTCTCCCAGTGAACCAGGCTAACCACGTGTCCTCGCCTCCTGCTCATGCTCTGCCCCCAGGCACCCAGATGACTGGGCCCccagtaccaccaccaccacctatgCACTCCCCTCAGCAGCCTGGTTATCAGCTGCAGCAAAATG GTTCCTTTGGACCAGCCCGAGGCCCTCAGCCTAATTATGAGAGCCCATACCCTGGAGCACCTACCTTTGGCAGTCAGCCTGGGCCTCCTCAGCCATTGCCTCCTAAGCGCCTGGACCCTGATGCCATTCCCAGCCCT ATTCAGGTTATTGAAGATGATAGAAACAACCGGGGTTCAGAGCCATTTATTACTGGTGTACGGGGACAGGTGCCACCTTTAGTCACCACCAATTTCCTGGTGAAAGACCAAG GGAATGCAAGTCCCCGTTACATTCGATGTACATCCTATAATATCCCTTGTACATCTGACATGGCTAAACAGGCTCAGGTGCCTCTGGCAGCTGTCATTAAGCCACTGGCAAGGCTGCCCCCAGAGGAG GCTTCACCATATGTTGTGGACCATGGTGAATCTGGCCCCCTGCGCTGTAATCGCTGCAAAGCATACATGTGCCCTCTCATGACATTCATTGAGGGAGGGAGGCGCTTCCAGTGCTCCTTCTGCAGTTGTATCAATGATG TTCCCCCCCAGTATTTTCAACATCTGGATCATACCGGCAAACGTGTGGATGCTTATGACCGTCCTgagctgtctctgggatcttATGAATTCTTGGCTACTGTAGATTACTGTAAG AACAATAAATTCCCTagtcctcctgccttcatctttATGATTGATGTCTCCTACAATGCCATCAGAACTGGTCTTGTTCGGCTCCTCTGTGAGGAGCTCAAGTCACTCTTAGACTACCTGCCTAG GGAGGGTGGAGCAGAAGAGTCAGCAATCCGAGTTGGCTTTGTCACCTATAATAAAGTGCTCCACTTCTACAATGTAAAAAGCTCCTTGGCTCAGCCACAGATGATGGTTGTATCTGATGTAGCTGACATGTTTGTGCCACTCCTGGATGGCTTCCTAGTCAATGTCAGTGAGTCTCGGGCCGTTATCACCAG TTTATTGGATCAGATTCCAGAAATGTTTGCAGatacaagagagacagagacagtattTGCTCCAGTTATCCAGGCTGGGATGGAAGCTCTGAAG GCTGCTGAGTGTGCAGGAAAGCTGTTTCTGTTCCACACGTCCTTGCCCATTGCAGAGGCCCCAGGGAAGCTGAAGAATAGAGATGACAGGAAGTTGATCAACACAGACAAGGAGAAG aCCCTGTTTCAGCCTCAGACAGGTACCTATCAGACTCTGGCCAAAGAGTGTGTGGCCCAAGGCTGCTGTGTagacctcttcctcttccctaacCAGTATGTGGATGTGGCCACACTCTCTGTTGTTCCCCAGCTCACTGGAGGCTCTGTCTACAAATATGCCTGCTTCCAG GTGGAAAATGACCAGGAACGGTTCTTGAGTGACCTGCGTCGGGATGTACAGAAGGTGGTTGGCTTTGATGCTGTTATGCGGGTTCGGACCAGTACTG GTATCCGTGCTGTAGATTTCTTTGGAGCTTTCTACATGAGCAATACAACAGATGTGGAATTGGCTGGACTGGATGGAGACAAGACAGTGACTGTGGAATTCAAGCATGATGACCGGCTCAATGAAGAGAATGGAGCCCTACTGCAG TGTGCCCTGCTTTATACCAGCTGTGCAGGGCAGCGTCGGCTCCGCATCCACAACCTGGCCCTAAACTGCTGCACCCAGCTGGCTGATCTGTATCGAAACTGTGAGACTGACACGCTCATCAACTACATGGCCAAGTTTG CATACCGGGCTGTTCTGAGTAGCCCTGTGAAGACTGTCCGTGACACTCTCATCACCCAGTGTGCCCAGATCCTGGCCTGTTATAGAAAGAACTGTGCCAGCCCTTCTTCTGCAGGACAG TTGATTCTTCCTGAGTGCATGAAGCTACTCCCAGTTTACCTGAACTGTGTATTGAAGAGTGATGTTCTGCAGCCTGGTGCTGAGGTCACCACTGATGATCGTGCCTATGTTCGGCAGCTGGTTTCCTCCATGGATGTGGCTGAGACCAATGTCTTCTTCTACCCCCGGCTCCTACCACTG aCAAAGTCTCCTCTTGATAGTACCGCCGAACCACCAGCAGTTCGAGCCTCTGAAGAACGCCTAAGCAGTGGCGATATATATTTGCTGGAAAATGGGCTCAACCTCTTTGTCTGGGTGGGAGCAAGTGTCCAACAAGGTGTTGTCCAGAGCCTTTTCAACGTCTCTTCCTTCAGTCAGATCACCAGTGGCTTG AGTGTTCTGCCAGTTCTGGATAATCCACTGTCTAAGAAAGTTCGAGGCCTCATTGATAGCTTACGGGCTCAGAGAACGCGGTACATGAAG CTTATCGTGGTCAAACAGGAAGACAAGCTGGAGATGATGTTCAAGCACTTCCTGGTGGAAGACAAGAGCCTAAGTGGAGGTGCATCCTATGTGGACTTTCTCTGTCATATGCACAAGGAGATACGGCAGCTACTGAGCTAA